The sequence CATGGGTGAGTGTGAAGGCCCTCACGCCGCACCCAAAGGAAATATCCACTTAACTGACCTCTGATTCTAGGCCTTGGCCGGACTGGTCCTCACACTAAAGAGACCGCGATCATGCTCAATCCCGATGCTGATCTTCTTCGTTCTTTGTCTTCTTGTGGAGACCATCCTCGGCACTGATTCTCGTACTCAAGGCAAAATATCGGCGATCGCTCATGTAGTTGCTGGTCTTGCTGCCTTGATGGCCTGTTTCACCATCCTGTGGATGCCATTTCGGAGGTCCTCACTGTCAGCAATTGAAATCAGTGGTGTTGGTCAGACCCCGAGCAGTGATTTTCGCAGTCCAGAAGATAACTTGCGTCTGTGGCAATTTCTCACCGTCTCTTGGATGATGCCATTGATCTCGCTTGGACGCAAGAGACAGCTCAACGAGCCAGACGTCTGGTCTCTTGGGTTTGAATTTCAACACAGTCGGCTTCATGAGAAGTTCCGTCGACTGCGCGGTTCTGTCCTGTCCCGGGTTCTACGGGCCAATGGGCTTGATGTTCTCATCCTCTCCTGCATTGCGATACTGCAAATGTTATGCACTTTCTCCACTCCGATTCTTCTCCAGCAAATTTTGCAGGGGATGCAGGACTCGACTGCACCCAGGCGAGTGCCTCTGACCTATGCGGCCCTCGCCCTTGCTATTCGTCTGGTAGCTGCTCAGTCGCAGGTACTCAACTTGTGGTATGGCAGGCGATGCTATGAGCGCTCGAGAGGTGAAATGGTCATGATGGTTTATGAGAAGGCCCTATCGAGAAAGAACATTCTTGGCACGCatgaggagaaggagaagtcGAACTCCGGCGGTACATCCTTGACCAATGGCGACCCTGAAACAAGCGAACAAGAAGATTTGTCTACAGGGCAAAAAGGCTCGTGGACAAATCTTTTCTCTATTCGTCGCAAAGTGCAGCCAAAGAAACCTAAGGAGGCTGCAACTCTTGGAAAGATCTTCAATTTGCTTCGAGGAGATGTCTACGATGTGGCTCAGCGATTTTGGGAGATTGATGTGCTCATCGACAAACCGCTGGGGCTGATCATTGCCGTTGTTCTGGTGTGGAAATTATTCGGACCGTCCTGTTTCCTGGGTGTCCTGACTGTTTTGATCGCTCAATCTGTGAACGCCGTCATTACCAAGTTCCTTCTCCGGAGAGAACGTCTGACTCGAGCTTCGACTGATGCCAGATTGCAAATCACGTCGCAGTTTGTGGAAGCTATTCGACATCTTCGATGGTATGGCTGGCAGAACCATTGGCTTCGCAAAGTGATGGACGCTCGTCAGCGCGAACTGAACAGGCGCATCGTCACCAGACTTTGCTCAACATCAATCAACGTTATCAATGCTTTCGCCAGTGGTATTTTCCCTGTTGTCGCTTTATACGCCTACACAAAATTAGCCGGTCATGAGCTTCGGATTGATATCATTTTCCCTGCTTTGCAACTGTTTACAATGCTGGAGACGCGGTTGCGGGAAATCCCAAGTCTCATCACGTCATTACTGAACGCCTCGATCGCTCTTGGGCGGATAGAAGACTTCATGGCAGAGCCGGACAAAGCAGAGGCTTCTTCAGACCGCCTCCCAGATGAAATTGTCATCTCACTTGACTCGTGCTCATTCTCATGGCCTGGAAAGACATTGCCTGTTCTCAAACAGGTCAATGTAACGATCTCAAAGGGTCTTACGGTCATTAGTGGGAAAGTTGGCGCGGGAAAAACGGCATTCCTACAAGCCTTACTGGGGGAGCttgatctccttgacggCGTCTGTCATCTGCCCAATGAGACAGTAGGCTACTGTGCACAGACACCGTGGTTGCAGAGCATGAGCATTCGCGACAACATCCTCTTCTCTGCACCATATGAAGAGCAGCGCTACAAGAGGACAATTGAAGCATGCGCACTACTGCCAGACATATCGCAGTTCAAGCATGGCGATTTAACCTTTATCGGTGAAAATGGCGTCGGTCTTTCGGGAGGGCAAAAAGCGAGAGTGGCCCTTGCGCGAGCTGTGTATAGTACTTCTCGAGTGCTCCTGCTTGATGACCCCTTGTCCGCACTGGATCATCACACTGCCGAGTTTATCGTGCGCAAATGTTTGCTGGGGCCGCTGATGCAAAATCGCGCCATCGTTTTGGTGACACATCGTACTGGACTGGTCTACGATATTGCTGACCAAATTATTGATATCAACGAGTGTTGCGCCAAAGTCTACGACAAAACCGCACTGAGAGAGTCGGGAGTTACTGATGGTCAAATGAGCCGGGTGACCAAGCGTGACGATGAGAGCCCTGAGCCCCAAGAAGCCAACTCCGAAGAAGAGGCTGCAGCGATTCCAGAGAAATACTTTGAAGAAGAGCATCGTGCTGAATGGGGCGTCAAAGCCCGCGTCTACTGGAATTATGTCAGGGCTGGCAAGTACCGCTGGTGGGCTCTCCTCGTGTTGGTCCTCGCAATTCACAGGCCCATGGCTGTGGGACAATCATGGTTTTTGAAGGAATGGGGTGAAGCGTATAGAGATATGCCAACGTCGCACGGGGCCTTCAATCCTCATACTTGGCAGGTTGCTCTTGTGGATCAATCATTTCGGTTGGCTTCCATGGAAGGCACCCATCTTGCACCTTCAAACCCTATCGACCAGCTTCCGTCCCCTACTGAGGACGTCCACCCATGGTTATGGGCCTTTCTTGGCATCGTGTGCCTCCAAACTTTCGCACTTTTAGCCTCTCAGCTACTAATGCTTATTATCGTCTACTGTGCAGGTAAATCACTATTCCACCAGGTCATGGACCGCGTCAGTCATGCTTCCTTCCGATTCTTCGATGTGACCCCTGTTGGCCGTTTGATGAACCGGCTCACATCGGACATCAGTGCAGTGGATGGCAACATCAGCGTGCAGTTCCAGACCATTGCTTTCTATGCAATTACATGGATTTTCTCGATAATGGTCATTGTTATAGCGACCCCCGCATTTCTTCTGTTCTCCCTGGTTCTTGCTGTGGCCTTTgtcgtcatcttcatgcGATTTCTTCCCACCTCACAAAGTCTCCGTCGACTGGAGATGGTCTCATTGACGCCCCTACTGTCTAACTTTGGGGAGTTGCTGCACGGTCTCACAACTGTGCGCGCGTTCCGAGCCGAGGAGCGCTTTCAAAATCGAGTCATCTCCGTGGTCGACAAGTTTCAGGGAATGGATCATTTCTATTGGTCTCTTCAGGCTTGGCTGATGTACCGCTTCGAGAGTCTCTCCGCCCTTTCGACGTTTTGTCTGACCGTCCTGGCGCTTTACACAAATACCACACCTGGATTGGTAGCCTTCGTGCTCATTGCTGCCAATAACTTTGTGGATTCGACGCATGGACTCTGCAAGCAGTATGGTCAGCTGCAAATGGACTTTGTCTCGGTTGAACGCATTGATGAGCTCCTCCATATCGAAGAAGAGCCCAGGGGCACTATTGACCCCCCGGCAGCGTGGCCAAGGTACGGCAGCGACGTCCTATTTGAAGATGTGACCTTGCGATATGCCCCACACTTGGATCCCGCGCTCAAGGACGTCTCTCTGCGAATTTCCGGTGGATCAACCACTGCTGTCATCGGCCGAACAGGGAGCGGTAAATCCACACTCGCTATTTCTCTACTCAGCGTGGTTCGACCGGAATCTGGTCGCATCATAATAGATGGTCTGGACATCGCTCATGTGAATACGCAAGCCCTTCGGACGCGCGTGACCTTTGTCGCGCAGGATCCTGTTCTGTTCCCGGGAAGCGTCCGACTCAACCTGGACCCTACCGAGGAATTTTCCGATCAAGAATGTGCCGAAGTCCTTGGACGACTCTGCGGTCGACATGGATGGACACTCGACACACATATTGAAGCTGGTGGGAAAAATCTGAGCCAGGGCCAACGTCAATTGATCGCCCTCACTCGCGCTGTCCTGCGACGCAGTCCACTTGTCATCTTCGACGAGGCCACCGCCTCTATTGACCAGGAGACGTCGATGGACATTCAGCAAATCGTTCGAGAGGAGCTGCAGTTATCGACGGTGATCACAATTGCGCACCGTGTCGAAGCTGTGAAGAATGCAGATCATTTCGTGGAGCTCGATCGAGGGACAGTCTCGAGACACGGCAGTGTGGCTGACATGTGATAGACGGGAGCGGAGCATGACCGAACCGATGAGGATCCGCGGGACTGTTTTTTGCAGCCCGACTGCAGGCTGTGGAGCTACAGTAGATTGATAAATATCATGCGTACCAGGCATGATCGCTGATGAGTGTGAGATCACACTGGACTCTTGAACTGCTTGAGAGAACACCTGTCGCCTGATGGTCTTACACATGTCACTTGGAGACGCCTCAAGGTAATACGACGGATAGAGCACGTGCCACTGAACCGGAGAGTCGAGATCCATGGAGATGTCGCATGGACGGTTGTCGTGGTACATGAATTCAATCTATATATAAATGGTGTCTTTGAACATAAAAGCAGAGTATCTAGATATTTACAACTTGGCCTTGCCCTGGGCCTTCTTCAGAATGGGCTCCATCTTGGTGGCCTTCATAATGTTacccttgatcttgagctTGCCGCCCATGAACAGGCGCTGAGCATTGGCCTTGCCATTCACCAGGGACTCGAAGTCCGCGTCCGACAAAGTAAGAGTGACTAAAtgaacagaagaaaaaaaaagtcagtcaGTAACCCACCAACAAATactcttgtttttttcttctctttcttgaacaAGTCCTATGACCGCACGCGTAGGGTAACAATCAAGAAACATCAGCCCGCTTACCGTCAGCCTTGCCGCCAGCGGGGGCGGCGCCCTGGCCCACCTCGCCCTTGTTCTTCAGGTCGAGATACCAACTGGCCTCTTCGCCCTTTTCATTCTTCAGGTTGAAGCTGACgatcgccttggccttgtTGATGGCGTCCTTGCGCTCGGCATCATCGGACTGCAGGGCCTGGTTGATCACGTCAAAGGCAGCGGAGGCTGGGAAGGAGTCTAGATTGAGGCCACATGCTCGTTAGTTTCCGTGAAGCTTCCTAGTCATGAATGCTTTTGCGACCGTGGACGGGGGGAAGATGGCTGGCCCaggggaaagggaggtggGGGCAGGTTGGCAGTTGATGATGGTCACGCACCTTTCTTCAGAGACATGATGGGCGGATGAAGGAATGATGGAAtttgggggaggaagagatcgagATGAGAGACagtgggaaagagagaagagttTCGGTATGAATGGCGGACTGGAACCCCAGGATCTGGGGGTGTGATTTATATGACGAAAGCTCTCAGGAACCCCGGCGATCGTCACTCGCTGTGCCGCTGCCAAACATGTGAACGTGAACCCTCCACAACTGAAATGGAGTCAGCCCGTGCCGGACCGAGGCCCCCTCGAGCCTCGTGCACCAATAAGGTCACGCAGGGAAACGCGAAGTAAAAAGTAGCCCTTCGAGTGCTACTTTCCTGACTGCTCTTACTCCTGTTGAGGTGCGTACTAACCACCTAGTGCTGAGAGTAGTGGTCACTCTAGTGAACTACCAGGTACCTGAGTCCTAATGATCCTCTCCCACTCCAGGGTTTCCAGAGTCTTCGATTCCTGCAGCCCTCTGCTCCACAGCAATTGAAGCTGCCAACGATGGACACTTCCCCACATGGTCTCTATATTTGTAGGCTATTACCTAGGAGTATCTCCAGACAATCATCGCGACCGTCATGCCTTAAATCATGTCAAATCATCTGGGCAATATGACGGGTCAAGGTCTGCCTGAGAAGATTGTTATCTTGCATTGAGCATGCATAGGTCCCTGCTTCAATGTCGAGACTAAGGTTGTGTACAAATCTTTCACCCGCTAGAACCGCCACTCAATTCGGCGCTACGAGGCATTCACCTAGCAGCGATTGATAAAAGTCCGACCTGAAGCGAATGTCCCTAGGATATTCCGTATCAGGCTTGCCTGGAACGCATTATCGGGCGAGCTGCACGTGCCTACTGAACGACTACTAATATCCCCCCTACCTGGATCAGACGCTTCGTTCCCCTCGGAACTCACTAT comes from Penicillium oxalicum strain HP7-1 chromosome I, whole genome shotgun sequence and encodes:
- a CDS encoding Fatty acid-binding protein, whose product is MSLKKDSFPASAAFDVINQALQSDDAERKDAINKAKAIVSFNLKNEKGEEASWYLDLKNKGEVGQGAAPAGGKADVTLTLSDADFESLVNGKANAQRLFMGGKLKIKGNIMKATKMEPILKKAQGKAKL